A region from the Musa acuminata AAA Group cultivar baxijiao chromosome BXJ1-10, Cavendish_Baxijiao_AAA, whole genome shotgun sequence genome encodes:
- the LOC135594765 gene encoding stigma-specific STIG1-like protein 3 translates to MEIRSSLINPCVVVRSPSFLLNPNFPLCSAQPLVNIPYHPAMGQAAVLLMAIAIALALSPTATGDIGGGRRSRFLAVTAPKNKKCSIDPMVCYGAGSPGRRCCGDQCVDTDSDPFNCGKCGKMCKFTRACCGGKCVRLAFDKKNCGSCFNRCKKTCMYGLCDYA, encoded by the coding sequence ATGGAGATCCGATCATCGCTTATAAATCCCTGCGTCGTTGTTCGAAGCCCCAGTTTCCTTCTCAACCCTAACTTTCCACTCTGCAGCGCCCAGCCACTGGTCAACATTCCTTACCATCCTGCCATGGGGCAAGCTGCCGTCCTCCTCATGGCAATAGCCATAGCTTTAGCTCTCAGTCCGACAGCCACGGGAGACATCGGGGGAGGTCGGAGAAGCCGATTTCTGGCCGTGACGGCACCCAAGAACAAGAAGTGCAGCATCGATCCTATGGTCTGCTACGGCGCCGGGAGCCCCGGGCGGCGCTGCTGCGGTGACCAGTGCGTCGACACTGACAGCGATCCCTTCAACTGCGGCAAGTGCGGCAAGATGTGCAAGTTCACGCGGGCTTGCTGCGGTGGGAAGTGCGTGAGGTTGGCGTTCGATAAGAAGAACTGTGGGAGCTGCTTCAACCGGTGCAAGAAGACCTGCATGTATGGCTTGTGTGACTACGCCTAG